In a genomic window of Zingiber officinale cultivar Zhangliang chromosome 9B, Zo_v1.1, whole genome shotgun sequence:
- the LOC122023340 gene encoding subtilisin-like protease → MNLSPWLLFLLLAFVVSSSSASRYIIQVEEPIEPLTGSSLKSWHESFLPSAVEESGANRRLLHSYSEVFSGFAAVLTEEELQAVEKKEGFLRALPDRVLRLMTTHTPDFLGLEIGKKGLWEDTKLGSGVIIGVLDTGVTPGHPSFDDEGVPPPPSKWKGSCDLETGCNNKLIGARSMLSDLGQSPPIDQNGHGTHTSSTAAGNFVRNVSYYGLANGTAAGMAPRAHLAIYQVCSGNGNCNPSDILAGLDQAVKDGVDIISFSISSGSTPLNLDPIAIGSFEAARKGIFVSCAASNYGPDYFTLSNEAPWMLTVAASSVDRRFSAFVKLPDGKVIPGESLDQPTNFTKSSLPLYYTDDCLTNPPDDSHRGNVWVCKATESGSPEYVAKIVKSHGASALIYISWKVDGATIQLFKLNFPTVVIADQDGSDLISYLNSSSDPSASIVFNGTVLWVSPAPAVAYFSSRGPSLATPSILKPDISGPGLNIFAAWIPSIGSPDYKIISGTSMATPHLSGVAALLKAAHPTWSSAAIKSAIVTTANADVYDELLKPAFYFVKGAGQVNPNKASDPGLIYDITDDDYISYICGKFGGEGAKTIVRGIVDCSEFKNLTEAELNYPSILLSPKGEEMANVSRTVTNVGPARLSYKVSVSVSNPAASATVTPETLAFTELNEQKSFSVSAKWVAGGPPSTGNQFVDGKLTWTSDDGKYVVTSPLVISVMEP, encoded by the coding sequence ATGAATCTTTCGCCATGGctgctctttcttctccttgcCTTCGTCGTCTCTTCTTCTTCTGCTAGCCGTTACATAATTCAAGTGGAGGAGCCGATTGAGCCGCTGACGGGATCGAGCCTGAAGAGCTGGCATGAGTCTTTCTTGCCGTCGGCCGTCGAGGAGTCTGGTGCCAATCGGCGGCTGCTACACTCCTACAGCGAAGTCTTCAGCGGGTTCGCTGCCGTACTAACGGAGGAGGAGCTGCAGGCGGTGGAGAAGAAGGAGGGTTTCCTGCGTGCGCTCCCCGACCGAGTGCTGCGCCTGATGACCACCCACACGCCGGATTTCCTCGGGCTCGAGATCGGGAAGAAGGGGTTGTGGGAAGACACGAAGCTCGGGAGCGGAGTCATCATCGGAGTCCTCGACACTGGCGTGACGCCAGGTCACCCTTCTTTCGATGATGAGGGGGTCCCGCCTCCGCCCTCTAAGTGGAAGGGCTCGTGCGATCTCGAGACCGGTTGCAACAACAAGCTCATCGGCGCCAGGTCGATGCTCTCTGACTTGGGTCAGAGTCCTCCCATTGACCAGAACGGCCACGGGACCCACACTTCCTCCACCGCCGCAGGTAATTTCGTCCGAAATGTGAGCTACTACGGCTTGGCCAATGGCACGGCCGCCGGGATGGCCCCTCGGGCTCACCTTGCCATCTACCAGGTCTGCTCCGGCAACGGCAATTGCAATCCCTCCGACATCCTCGCCGGGTTGGACCAAGCTGTCAAGGACGGCGTCGACATCATCTCTTTCTCGATCAGCAGCGGTTCAACGCCTCTCAACCTAGATCCTATCGCGATCGGTTCGTTCGAGGCGGCCAGGAAGGGTATCTTTGTTAGCTGCGCTGCCAGCAACTATGGACCTGACTACTTCACCCTCTCCAACGAGGCGCCGTGGATGCTCACTGTCGCGGCCAGCAGCGTCGACCGAAGATTTAGTGCCTTCGTGAAGCTTCCCGACGGGAAGGTGATTCCCGGAGAGTCTTTGGACCAGCCGACCAACTTCACTAAAAGCTCTCTTCCCCTGTACTACACCGACGACTGCCTCACGAATCCTCCCGATGATAGCCACAGGGGCAATGTCTGGGTCTGCAAGGCCACCGAAAGTGGTAGTCCCGAGTATGTGGCGAAGATCGTCAAGTCCCACGGTGCCAGTGCATTGATCTACATTTCCTGGAAGGTTGACGGCGCCACCATCCAGCTCTTTAAGCTGAACTTCCCCACAGTAGTGATCGCCGACCAAGACGGCTCTGACCTTATATCGTATTTGAACTCCTCCTCTGACCCCTCTGCGTCGATCGTCTTCAACGGGACGGTTCTCTGGGTATCACCCGCCCCCGCCGTAGCTTACTTCTCCTCCCGGGGGCCGTCGCTGGCGACGCCGAGCATCCTTAAGCCAGACATCTCTGGCCCGGGCCTTAACATCTTCGCGGCCTGGATTCCTTCAATTGGCTCTCCTGATTACAAGATCATCTCCGGCACATCCATGGCGACGCCTCACCTCAGTGGTGTCGCAGCGCTCTTAAAGGCCGCGCACCCTACTTGGTCGTCGGCAGCTATCAAGTCGGCGATCGTCACCACTGCAAATGCAGACGTCTATGATGAGTTGCTTAAGCCGGCGTTCTATTTCGTCAAGGGCGCAGGACAAGTCAATCCTAACAAAGCTTCCGATCCCGGCCTTATTTACGACATCACTGACGACGACTACATCTCCTACATCTGCGGCAAATTCGGAGGCGAAGGCGCCAAAACAATAGTGCGTGGAATTGTGGACTGCTCTGAGTTCAAGAACTTGACGGAAGCGGAACTCAACTACCCGTCGATTCTGCTGTCCCCCAAAGGCGAGGAGATGGCCAATGTAAGTCGGACGGTCACGAATGTCGGACCGGCGAGATTGAGCTACAAGGTGTCGGTGAGCGTATCGAACCCTGCCGCATCGGCTACTGTCACCCCTGAGACATTGGCGTTCACTGAGTTGAATGAGCAGAAGTCGTTCAGCGTGAGTGCGAAATGGGTCGCCGGCGGACCTCCCAGTACCGGCAATCAATTCGTGGACGGAAAGTTGACTTGGACCTCCGATGATGGTAAGTATGTGGTGACGAGCCCATTGGTCATCTCTGTCATGGAGCCTTAG
- the LOC122023342 gene encoding phosphate metabolism protein 8-like, with product RLLPTDPRRLQRALLPCFCLLPSPPNKTPFFHWSRRYPNLPPPPHQHSQVQKPKYDCLLFDLDDTLYPLSSGLAASCCTAIIDYLVEELGIEESKMPELGNLLYRNYGITMAGLRAIVYNFDYDHYHSFVHGRLPYDNLKPDPVLRQLLLSLPIRKLVFTNADKAHALKGQKKLGLEDCFEGIIYFEMLNPPTPSCSIQKSTEIFDIVGHFSRADVAAVDALPRRQCSASRRRKPWRLPETSCLNCSVMEEFMEK from the exons CGCCTCCTCCCCACCGACCCCCGCAGGCTCCAGCGTGCACTCCTTCCCTGTTtctgccttcttccttctcctcctaacAAAACACCCTTTTTCCACTGGTCCCGTCGATATCCCAACCTTCCGCCTCCTCCCCACCAACACTCGCAGGTCCAGAAACCCAAATATGATTGCCTTCTCTTCG ATCTCGATGACACTCTGTACCCACTCAGCTCTGGTTTAGCGGCTTCCTGCTGCACTGCAa TTATAGATTATTTAGTGGAGGAATTGGGGATCGAGGAAAGCAAGATGCCAGAATTAGGCAACCTTCTGTACAGGAATTATGGCATAACAATGGCTGGCTTAAGG GCTATTGTCTACAACTTTGACTATGATCATTACCACAG TTTCGTTCATGGAAGACTACCTTATGACAACCTGAAGCCTGATCCTGTTCTGAGACAACTCTTGCTCAGCCTCCCAATTCGCAAACTC GTTTTCACAAACGCTGATAAAGCTCACGCACTGAAAGGGCAGAAGAAACTGGGACTCGAAGACTGCTTCGAGGGAATAATCTACTTCGAGATGCTGAATCCGCCGACGCCGTCTTGCTCAATCCAAAAGTCAACCGAAATTTTCGACATCGTCGGGCACTTCTCCCGGGCGGACGTTGCTGCCGTCGACGCGCTGCCCCGACGCCAGTGCTCTGCAAGCCGTCGCCGGAAGCCCTGGCGATTACCAGAAACCTCTTGCTTGAATTGCAGTGTTAtggaagaatttatggaaaaataA